In Microbacterium lushaniae, the following are encoded in one genomic region:
- a CDS encoding cold-shock protein produces the protein MPTGKVRFYDEEKGFGFITGDDGQDVFLHATALPAGTPAPKAGTRLEFGVAEGKRGLQALSVRVLQAPPSVAKRSRKPADDMAVIVEDLVKLLDDIGTDLRRGRYPSGSHGKKVAAVLRKVADDLDA, from the coding sequence ATGCCCACCGGCAAGGTCAGGTTCTACGACGAAGAGAAGGGCTTCGGCTTCATCACGGGCGATGACGGCCAGGACGTCTTCCTGCACGCCACTGCCCTGCCCGCCGGCACCCCCGCACCCAAGGCCGGAACGCGGCTGGAGTTCGGCGTGGCCGAGGGCAAGCGCGGCCTGCAGGCGCTGTCGGTGCGCGTCCTTCAGGCGCCTCCGAGCGTCGCCAAGCGCAGCCGCAAGCCCGCCGACGACATGGCGGTGATCGTGGAGGATCTCGTCAAGCTCCTCGACGACATCGGCACCGACCTCCGTCGCGGCCGCTACCCCAGCGGCTCGCACGGCAAGAAGGTCGCCGCCGTGCTGCGCAAGGTCGCCGATGACCTCGATGCCTGA
- a CDS encoding multidrug ABC transporter ATPase translates to MSTRPHSDDLPVRRIDRILAFMSLGLLVLSIACFVAIMIGSASGSDFATGIWPTIGVTVYIAPILAFLMLMTVLVMSFVRRARANRDH, encoded by the coding sequence ATGAGCACGCGACCGCACAGCGACGACCTTCCCGTCCGTCGCATCGACCGCATCCTGGCGTTCATGTCGCTGGGGCTGCTTGTGCTGTCGATCGCGTGCTTCGTGGCGATCATGATCGGCTCCGCCTCAGGCTCCGACTTCGCCACCGGAATATGGCCGACGATCGGCGTGACGGTGTACATCGCCCCGATCCTCGCGTTCCTGATGCTCATGACGGTCCTCGTCATGAGTTTCGTGCGAAGGGCCCGCGCCAACCGGGATCACTGA
- a CDS encoding helicase-associated domain-containing protein: MPPTSDQRALATALAAMDDAALSELLAVRHAPPAAPWRDLYDVAAALLEPTSIARGLTALPYFPARALTRAVAEGTMVLAGDRAELVASALVDAEGRPYAAVAVSVRDREAPVERTARTDRSTTAEEDAAAAERAFTSAASLADILLRALTEPLTRIGNGALGAGDRRELVESGAVPDGDTADLLVGFAATTGLLHPEEKAWLVTPAGRSWVGSPTLERWMTAADRLREALPGGLRTPDGGWIPAALWVDAYPFDTAWPSHAGVWRARAVTWGLLTPAGGEPPWAAPLAAGAAADGPALGAFLPPEVDRVYLQNDLTAIAPGPLAPHLDVRLRSMAVRESHAQASSYRFSADTIAAAITAGETADSLRSFLSELSLTGVPQPLEYVLTRTADRHGLLRVGRDPVAGRTRVTSDDPGALETVAVDQALRALGLIRHGGALVSRVGEETVFWALADARYPVVAVDETGMPRRLDRARLAPQLPAPAALQRYADLLVRVRAGSESDDADAAWLERELDSAVRARSVVDVVVRLPDGSTRTFRLEATGLGGGRLRGRDRGADVERTLPLSSIASVHPVI, from the coding sequence GTGCCGCCGACCTCCGACCAACGCGCGCTGGCCACCGCTCTGGCCGCGATGGACGATGCGGCACTGTCGGAACTGCTGGCCGTGCGGCACGCCCCGCCCGCCGCGCCATGGCGTGATCTGTACGACGTGGCCGCCGCGCTGCTGGAGCCCACCTCGATCGCACGAGGGCTCACCGCCCTGCCGTATTTCCCCGCCCGGGCGCTGACGCGCGCCGTCGCGGAGGGGACGATGGTGCTCGCCGGCGACCGGGCCGAGCTGGTCGCCTCGGCCCTCGTGGACGCCGAGGGACGACCGTACGCGGCGGTCGCCGTCTCGGTGCGCGACCGCGAAGCGCCGGTCGAGCGCACTGCGCGCACCGACCGCTCCACGACGGCGGAAGAGGATGCCGCGGCTGCCGAACGAGCGTTCACCTCCGCCGCCTCCCTCGCCGACATCCTGCTGCGCGCGCTCACCGAGCCGCTCACGCGCATCGGCAACGGCGCCCTGGGCGCGGGCGACCGCCGCGAACTCGTCGAATCCGGTGCCGTCCCCGACGGCGACACGGCCGATCTGCTCGTGGGCTTCGCGGCCACGACGGGCCTGCTGCATCCGGAGGAGAAGGCATGGCTGGTCACCCCGGCCGGCCGCTCGTGGGTGGGCAGCCCGACGCTGGAGCGGTGGATGACCGCCGCCGACCGGTTGCGCGAGGCTCTGCCGGGCGGGCTGCGCACTCCCGACGGGGGATGGATCCCCGCCGCCCTGTGGGTGGACGCCTATCCGTTCGACACGGCCTGGCCCAGCCACGCCGGCGTGTGGCGTGCACGCGCCGTGACGTGGGGGCTGCTGACCCCTGCCGGCGGGGAGCCGCCGTGGGCGGCGCCACTGGCGGCCGGAGCCGCGGCCGACGGGCCGGCGCTGGGCGCCTTCCTGCCGCCCGAGGTCGACCGCGTCTACCTGCAGAACGACCTGACCGCGATCGCGCCGGGTCCGCTCGCGCCGCACCTGGACGTGCGCCTGCGCAGCATGGCCGTGCGCGAGTCGCACGCGCAGGCCTCCAGCTACCGGTTCAGCGCCGACACGATCGCTGCCGCGATCACCGCCGGCGAGACGGCGGATTCGCTGAGGTCGTTCCTGAGCGAGCTGTCGCTGACCGGCGTCCCGCAGCCGCTGGAGTACGTCCTGACCCGCACCGCCGACCGGCACGGCCTGCTGCGGGTCGGGCGAGACCCCGTCGCAGGGCGCACGCGGGTGACCAGCGACGACCCCGGCGCGCTGGAGACGGTGGCCGTCGACCAGGCGCTGCGCGCCCTGGGACTCATCCGCCACGGCGGCGCCCTGGTCTCCCGCGTGGGCGAGGAAACGGTGTTCTGGGCGCTCGCCGACGCACGCTATCCCGTCGTGGCCGTCGATGAGACCGGGATGCCGCGGCGACTGGATCGCGCGCGCCTGGCGCCCCAGCTCCCGGCTCCCGCAGCCCTGCAGCGGTACGCGGATCTCCTGGTCCGCGTGCGCGCCGGCAGCGAGTCGGACGACGCCGACGCGGCGTGGCTGGAGCGCGAACTGGACTCCGCCGTGCGGGCACGATCGGTCGTCGACGTCGTCGTGCGGCTCCCCGACGGCTCCACGCGCACGTTCCGTCTGGAGGCGACCGGCCTGGGCGGCGGGCGCCTGCGCGGACGCGACCGCGGCGCCGACGTGGAGCGCACCCTGCCGCTGTCCAGCATCGCGAGCGTGCACCCCGTCATATGA